The following coding sequences are from one Deltaproteobacteria bacterium window:
- a CDS encoding NAD-dependent epimerase/dehydratase family protein: MKKALVCGAGGFIGNHLVKRLKKEGFWVRGVDLKYPEFADTLADDFVIGDLRDPQLCITIVDQRFDEVYQLAADMGGAGYVFTGENDADVMHNSAMINLNMLEACYRTNARKIFYSSSACVYPEYNQMDPSNPNCSEDSVYPAEPDSEYGWEKLFSERMYLAFQRNYGLEVRIARYHNIFGPEGSWCDGREKAPAAICRKVAEAPDGGEIEIWGDGEQTRSFLYIDECLEGTIRFMRSDFAGPVNIGSEEMVSINQLADLIMTIAGKKLTKKHIEGPLGVRGRNSDNRLIYKKLGWKPSQPLEVGLRKTYTWIEDQVRKRRTASD; encoded by the coding sequence ATGAAAAAAGCTCTAGTGTGTGGAGCCGGTGGCTTCATTGGCAATCATCTGGTCAAGAGGCTCAAAAAGGAAGGTTTCTGGGTCAGAGGGGTTGACCTCAAGTATCCCGAGTTTGCAGATACACTGGCCGACGATTTCGTCATAGGCGATCTTCGTGATCCACAACTATGCATAACAATAGTAGATCAAAGATTTGATGAAGTATATCAACTGGCTGCTGATATGGGTGGGGCTGGCTATGTTTTTACTGGGGAAAATGATGCGGATGTGATGCACAACTCCGCAATGATCAATCTTAACATGTTGGAAGCATGCTACAGGACGAATGCAAGGAAGATTTTCTATTCATCCTCTGCGTGTGTTTACCCTGAGTACAACCAGATGGATCCAAGCAATCCGAATTGTTCGGAAGATAGTGTCTATCCCGCCGAGCCGGACAGCGAATATGGCTGGGAGAAGCTGTTCAGTGAACGTATGTACCTGGCATTTCAGAGAAACTATGGTCTGGAGGTGCGAATAGCACGTTACCATAACATATTTGGACCAGAAGGTTCATGGTGTGATGGCAGAGAAAAAGCTCCCGCAGCAATCTGCAGAAAAGTCGCAGAAGCCCCTGATGGAGGAGAGATAGAGATCTGGGGCGATGGGGAACAAACAAGATCTTTCTTGTATATCGACGAGTGCCTCGAAGGCACGATCAGATTCATGCGTTCGGACTTTGCTGGTCCCGTGAATATCGGCTCAGAAGAGATGGTTTCAATAAATCAGCTTGCTGACTTGATAATGACAATTGCTGGGAAGAAATTGACCAAGAAGCACATCGAGGGTCCGCTAGGGGTGAGAGGGAGAAATTCTGATAATCGCTTGATCTATAAGAAATTAGGTTGGAAGCCATCGCAGCCTCTGGAGGTAGGGCTCAGGAAAACCTATACATGGATTGAAGACCAGGTCAGGAAAAGGAGAACAGCATCAGATTAG
- a CDS encoding O-antigen ligase family protein: MQPATRNAALAAAIQQAAFFGLLIFAPLARGATERWAFCISLWLVLLALTAMMIRRLWQGEPLLPRTVLDLPIGLLLLLAGVSWFFSMYRQATSWAFMRLLLYIAAFYLTYDLASSKAAIRRMLVLLLGMGVLISLLGFIKYAGGSIPAFWKYRLDGHRLNSTFVNPNHAAGYLEMVFLFGLGYLFFRSRAEKMLLGSCLALIFIALLLSMSRGGWIATSASLMFMGAVFYSRLGWQRWKISLAITSFVLVVTLCFLGSNDLFRRIGSFSNQQEIGFNGRLGAAKTTTQLIEEYPLWGTGLGTFPWSFTAVSPAGSNIRWREAHNDYVQIASEMGLPVLIPLGWGLFLIFRTVFKRLKHSGGDRFQTAITLGALGAIVAMLIHSLVDFNIQITSNGILFCVLVGLALSEKNSRHRSIGLEGRSAVFEY; this comes from the coding sequence TTGCAACCTGCGACCCGCAACGCGGCCCTGGCAGCTGCGATCCAGCAAGCCGCCTTTTTCGGCCTGCTGATCTTCGCTCCTCTTGCCCGCGGGGCTACAGAGCGCTGGGCCTTCTGCATCTCTCTCTGGCTGGTACTCCTGGCGCTCACCGCCATGATGATCAGGAGACTCTGGCAGGGTGAGCCTTTGTTGCCTAGGACGGTCCTGGATCTGCCAATCGGTTTGCTTCTGCTCCTGGCAGGCGTGTCATGGTTCTTTTCTATGTACAGACAAGCCACTTCCTGGGCATTCATGCGCCTGCTTCTCTATATAGCCGCCTTCTACCTGACATATGATCTTGCATCTTCGAAGGCTGCTATCCGCAGGATGCTCGTCTTGCTCCTTGGCATGGGCGTGCTGATTTCCCTGCTGGGTTTTATCAAATATGCTGGTGGATCCATCCCAGCATTCTGGAAGTATAGACTGGATGGCCACCGATTGAACTCAACTTTTGTCAACCCCAATCACGCTGCTGGCTATCTAGAAATGGTGTTTCTGTTTGGTCTGGGCTATCTTTTTTTCCGTTCCAGGGCGGAGAAGATGCTCCTTGGCTCGTGCCTTGCGCTCATCTTCATTGCCCTTCTGTTAAGCATGTCCAGGGGCGGCTGGATTGCAACTTCTGCTTCACTCATGTTTATGGGTGCTGTTTTCTACAGCCGCCTGGGCTGGCAAAGGTGGAAGATCTCGCTGGCTATAACTTCTTTTGTGCTTGTGGTTACCCTTTGTTTCCTTGGATCCAATGACCTGTTCAGACGTATAGGGTCATTCAGCAATCAACAGGAAATTGGTTTCAATGGTAGACTGGGTGCAGCGAAGACAACCACTCAACTGATTGAAGAATACCCACTGTGGGGCACGGGCCTGGGCACCTTCCCGTGGTCATTTACTGCAGTAAGCCCTGCTGGGTCCAACATAAGATGGCGAGAGGCGCATAACGACTATGTGCAGATTGCCAGTGAGATGGGTCTGCCAGTGTTGATACCCCTTGGGTGGGGGCTTTTTCTGATATTCAGAACAGTATTCAAGAGGCTCAAGCATTCAGGAGGAGACCGTTTCCAGACGGCTATTACTCTAGGCGCCCTGGGCGCCATCGTGGCCATGCTAATCCATAGTCTGGTCGATTTCAACATCCAGATCACCTCGAATGGAATACTCTTTTGTGTCTTGGTTGGGTTGGCCCTGAGCGAGAAAAACAGCAGACATCGCTCAATAGGTTTAGAAGGTAGGAGTGCGGTTTTCGAGTATTGA
- a CDS encoding FecR domain-containing protein, which yields MNRRKMDRNHHRLWLPPLLIFLAWCFLAPVPALVAADVVGEVTSFSGSVYVERQGKIWQAQKGEALQLLDQLKTGKDGKVEILFIDRSRVRMAPGSTLEITEYLYQPENKKRQTLLSLWSGKARFIVNKVFGFKTKGFVVQTPSGTAGVRGTDFIVEVEEVKAK from the coding sequence ATGAACCGAAGGAAAATGGATCGAAACCATCATAGACTATGGCTCCCTCCTCTCCTGATTTTTCTTGCCTGGTGTTTCCTGGCTCCGGTTCCCGCCCTGGTTGCTGCCGATGTGGTAGGAGAGGTGACGAGCTTTTCTGGAAGTGTCTATGTCGAAAGGCAAGGAAAGATCTGGCAGGCACAAAAAGGAGAAGCTCTGCAATTGCTTGACCAGCTCAAGACCGGAAAAGATGGCAAGGTCGAGATTCTCTTCATTGACAGAAGCCGGGTGAGAATGGCCCCAGGCTCCACCCTGGAGATCACTGAATATCTCTACCAGCCGGAAAACAAAAAGCGACAGACCCTTCTTTCTCTCTGGTCAGGAAAAGCTCGTTTCATCGTCAACAAGGTATTCGGTTTCAAAACGAAGGGCTTTGTAGTCCAGACCCCGAGCGGCACCGCTGGTGTAAGAGGCACTGACTTCATAGTGGAGGTTGAAGAAGTCAAGGCAAAGTAG
- a CDS encoding FecR domain-containing protein, with product MHIDRKNFTRCLLCFMLLLSMCLLMPPPSHSANGAVGEVVSFNGIVRVEREGKSWQVTVGEEIQLHDQLKTGTDSRAEILFVDESRVRMAPNSTLEITEYLFKPVERKRKSKLSLWAGKARFIVNDLFGFKEKGYVVQTQNATAGTRGTDFVVEYSLADVPRSQARHPALAALNNMLPVNLSVEQGVAARVASLDLSNLFAANEEPVKKDYRTRVLVLSGLVELCGVVIEETICDLIGARQIASVTSRYFERARGATGSDWDLLRDLADPVEIRTYTTGGPGRIGVTPPPQPPLGTGHDRQFDRTIKSTDVRSSPLPTGSESKSSNTVE from the coding sequence ATGCATATTGACAGGAAGAATTTTACCAGATGTCTACTTTGTTTCATGCTCCTGCTGAGCATGTGTTTGCTGATGCCGCCGCCTTCCCACTCCGCCAACGGTGCTGTAGGTGAGGTGGTCAGCTTCAACGGCATCGTGCGAGTAGAGCGGGAAGGCAAGAGCTGGCAGGTTACTGTGGGAGAGGAGATCCAGCTGCACGATCAGCTGAAAACAGGTACGGACAGCCGGGCAGAGATTCTGTTTGTAGACGAGAGTCGTGTACGGATGGCCCCCAACTCTACCCTGGAGATCACCGAGTATCTCTTCAAACCGGTGGAAAGAAAGAGGAAGAGCAAGCTTTCCCTCTGGGCCGGCAAGGCACGTTTCATTGTGAATGATCTGTTTGGCTTCAAGGAGAAAGGCTACGTTGTGCAGACCCAGAATGCCACTGCAGGCACTCGCGGCACTGACTTCGTTGTGGAGTACTCCCTGGCAGATGTCCCCCGGAGCCAGGCCAGACATCCGGCCCTTGCCGCTCTCAATAACATGCTGCCGGTCAACCTGTCAGTAGAACAGGGTGTTGCAGCGCGTGTGGCAAGCTTGGACCTCAGCAACCTGTTCGCCGCCAATGAAGAACCAGTAAAAAAAGACTACCGAACCAGGGTGCTGGTTCTCTCGGGGCTGGTAGAATTGTGCGGCGTGGTCATAGAAGAAACAATCTGTGATCTCATCGGCGCACGACAAATTGCTTCGGTTACATCGCGATACTTCGAAAGAGCTCGCGGAGCCACCGGCAGTGATTGGGATCTCCTGCGCGACCTTGCTGACCCTGTAGAAATTCGCACATATACAACAGGCGGCCCCGGGCGTATTGGTGTTACGCCGCCGCCTCAACCACCGCTTGGCACGGGTCACGACAGGCAATTCGACCGTACCATCAAGTCCACTGATGTCAGAAGCAGTCCTCTTCCCACAGGCAGTGAGAGCAAGAGCAGCAACACTGTGGAGTAG
- a CDS encoding type II toxin-antitoxin system RelE/ParE family toxin: protein MKSFRIRFTAEAARLISKLHPENKKLIKAALRELREAPYSGHDLQEELAGFKSFKSKRYRIIYRVNDDEQFIEIYYVGHRKDIYEQFRELLDQLT, encoded by the coding sequence ATGAAAAGCTTCAGAATCAGATTCACCGCTGAGGCTGCCAGATTAATATCCAAACTTCACCCTGAGAACAAGAAGCTTATCAAGGCCGCCCTGCGAGAGCTCCGTGAAGCTCCTTACTCCGGCCATGACCTGCAGGAGGAGCTTGCCGGCTTCAAGTCGTTCAAGTCAAAAAGATATCGCATCATCTATAGGGTAAACGATGATGAACAGTTCATTGAAATCTATTATGTCGGCCACAGAAAAGATATCTATGAACAGTTCAGGGAGTTGTTAGATCAGCTCACATAA
- a CDS encoding type II toxin-antitoxin system Phd/YefM family antitoxin: MQPIDQFVPVTKAKSIFLELVRKISETDDTIAITKNGVPEVVLLSMSKFQNLLETLEILSDEKAMKSIRKSIREAKKGIWVDFEQVMAE; encoded by the coding sequence ATGCAGCCTATTGATCAATTTGTACCTGTCACCAAGGCCAAGAGCATATTCTTGGAGCTGGTCAGGAAGATCAGCGAGACTGATGACACTATAGCCATTACCAAGAACGGGGTGCCTGAGGTAGTTCTTCTCAGCATGAGCAAATTTCAGAACCTTCTCGAAACCCTGGAAATCCTCTCTGATGAGAAGGCCATGAAGTCCATCCGAAAATCGATCCGTGAGGCCAAAAAAGGAATATGGGTTGACTTCGAGCAGGTTATGGCAGAATGA